In Nymphaea colorata isolate Beijing-Zhang1983 chromosome 10, ASM883128v2, whole genome shotgun sequence, the genomic stretch cagtattatacccgagaaaattcttgctgtttaaaactccgaaataTTGTTTGTTATTATGTTTCTAACTTAGCATAAATGTTAgattttgtaaattattttaGAATACATAAAcggttttcttttgaaaatgtgttTCGAAGGGATATGCATTTGATCATTATGGTTCAATTAAATTCCTACAACATGATCCACTTGAGTTTTGAAACAAGCGTTTTGTTTTGAATAGAGGATGAACGGATCTTTCTTCATCCTTTATAGCATGGGATAAGCTAGAACATTACATACAGGATAACATGGAAACTCATTGTTCTTACCTGGCTGGCTACAAAAGTCAAGGACATGAACTCCATCCATAAGGCAAAGTTGTCGAATCCGCCACATCCAGATACAAAGACAAATGGTCTATGTCATTCCCCTTTGGGAAGATCAAAATCCTCCTGAAATCAGCTGAAATGTGCAACGCAACGATCAAAAAGTGTTCTAAATGCGTCACTTAAATCAAGTTCCAGCATAACACGATCAATTAATCCAATGCAAGCTAAGAAAATGACCCCACAATTAGATCCGCCTACCATTTATAACCACCAACGGCAACGACGAAGATATGAGAGTAGTGCTTCTTCAAGTTAAGCCTCGAGAAGTTCTCGATCGTCCAAGTGAACTGCGTCGACGGGGGCTGCTCGACCGTCTAGTTCTCGGCGGTGCTCACGGTCTCTCGACTCTCTCCTTGCGCCACAACTACTGGATTACACACGAAGGTCGACGGCGGCAGCTCACGGTCTCTCCTCGGTGCTGCAGCATGCACATAGAAGGCTGGGTGGTGGACCGGAGGTCGACGGCAGCAGACTGGAGGTCAACGGTGACTGTGGCGGACCGGCAACAGTGCGGCGACGGTGTctcggctctctctctttccattgtTTTCAACCAAACGAAACCCTAACAAATCATAAATGCGTCGAATGAACGTGGAAGAGCAGTCGAATGAACGTGGAAGAGCAGAAGAGAGTGAAAAAATTTTTGATCGATACATTAACGGGCTGAACGGGTCCCAACTGGCTTAAGTGATAGTCCGGACTATGctgtcgggccgggccggacACAAGGCGGGCAGCCCGGATGACAAATTTAAGACCCGGACCCGGGCCTGGATCGGGCCGAGTTTCGGGTACCTAGTGGCGGCTTGGCCCGGTGCCCAAGTCTACCTTCTAAACGTAAAATGCATGTCAGTAGTTGATCGCATGAACCGATCCTACGTGCCCCAAAGGGACGTCTGAACAAGAGAGAAGATCGGTTGAAATATTCGGAGGTGGAGAGGATATCATTTGCACCGGTAAACAGtaaaagtgaaacaaaaaatcCACCCTAACTTGGAATGTGGAATTTGCAGGCAGAAAACAAAGAGGTTGGCCAACACCAATCTACGGAGGAGACGCAGCAAGTGCAACTTTATGACTTTATATTCTTGTAATTTTTCTTGAATCAAGTAGAAGGATGGATTCACCATCCTTCATACGGTAAGTTCAAATTACTAAATGATTGTTCCTAAATTCATCAATCAAATGCGCTTTTTTAGAAGAAACACAATGTTCTTATAAAACGTCTTCCAGCGGAGCAATAATATGGCTGCACAACCAATGcgggaaaataacaaaaaaccactttaaaattttaaggcaACGACAAGTTAACGCTTAACTTTTGGAGGTGAACAAAAGGGAATTAACTTGGTAACATGAACACTACATTCTTTAGAACACGGGGAtcattatgttttttaaaaaatcaaatacattcATAGGACACAGTATCCCGAAGAGTACAGCATTGCTATTACCAATTGCCCTCTGATGGGCATTGATAGAAAAATGTTACTTTTTagtaaaaatgacaaaattacccATTCCTCTTTCCAATGGTGAATTTTAATCCTCCTCCGAGACTGTCGATTCTGGGAACACGAtccatagaaagagaaagaaaaaagaaagaaagaaaaagataaaagcaCAATCTAAGTAAAATTAACATGGACAGGGTAAGTGAGAAAAGGACACGGACCCTCGTCGCATGATGTTGACTATGTCAATCACCGGTCTTGAGAACACATTCCACCCTCACCACCGCATTCATTGACTATGTCAACTGCCAGTCATGGACACACTGGCgcatttttattgtaaaaaattcGCTCAAATCTACAAACGTTAATGTATCTTTCTACTGAAAACTCATACATAGATGGTGTAGATGCCCCCACTTTTGACATTGACCTGCGGGCggaagttatatatatacatatatatgtatatatataggggaTGGGGATGCTTGACGAGGTCAACGGGGATGGGAATGAATGTGGGCAAGAGGGAGGTCAAATTCACTTCACTTAAGAACCTTTAAGCTAAAGGAGGTTGCTAATACTTAGTATGTCCCCTAGTCGGTCAGCGCCAAACTTCCAAATGAAACGGGTAGGATCAGATGTAGAAAATGTAACCACAATGTGCCAAATCCGGTGCAAGTTCGGGAATTAAACATATCTAAGTAACTTCGATCTTGTTCTGCCAACTGTTTAATATTAAACTGAACATGAATTTTGTTATTGGATCGGACTTCTTGGCCTCAGGATCTAAAATTCAATTATTGAATTAAATCCCGAGAAGTTTACATCCTAAACTGGACGGTAGTGGTTGAAGGGCATTTAATAGCTACCTCGACAATCAATGCAAACAACGGTGGGTCAAGGTCTTCACTCTTCAGACCCCAGACTTAAGAGCCAAGACGTCGTCAAGGCCGGACCAGCTTCACACCATGGACGGAGAGGCCCGTTTGTGGGTTCCTCACTCTGCTGAATTTTCCACGCCTTGCCTTGTAATCTCTGCCCTATAAATGAAACCATCTACTACTCGTCTCTACCCACCTCACCATTCAACACAGGTTAGCATAAGCAGCTGACACAGTAATGGTAGGAGGATCTTTCTTTGGTTAATATTCTCATGTTCTTTCTTCATCCTCCTTATCTTCCATTCCACGGAGAGGTGGTACTTCACCGTTCTTATGCTCTGGTTTTGTTGACTTGCAGAAGACAGTGATTCAGGTTGGTATCTATTGCCTCAAGTGCCAGACAAGTGTTATGAAGGCTGTCAGTGGCCTTACAGGTACTATGGTATTGTCTTGTTAATTTGTCGTGAGAAGTCCCAAAGGTTTTGATgtagagctctctctctcccacctttttctttcttctctctcctgtttttgttttttcccagAACTATCTTGATCTCCACCTACCATGGGTGGATCTTATGGAAGACAAGAGACTTAAACAACCAATCTCAAAtgatatatactatatatatgttgctgtAGCTAAGCCATATGAACCTCAGAAACCTCATTCTGTGGtttctcaatatttttctttcgtttttcttCCTGGCATGCTTTCATAGGTTGACTGTTCTTCGAAATCCTAACTAACCGAAGGAACGTTTGACTGCAAATGGATTAACCTTGAAGAAACTGCAACTGCATTTGGATTTTGCGGCTGGAAGGCCAAAAAAGGTCCGTCCAGTTCCTGCATTTTGGGTTCATGCAAAGGGGTTGGGTTCAATAATTCACTTCTGTGACTGGAACTTCTTGTCAGCTTTGCATGCCCATGTGAATTTACCACAGACCATGTCATAAAATATGGGCAATTCCAACAACGAGATGACAAGAGAGGTTTCGTTTTAGTACAGTTGTACATAAAAGAGCCAGCCCCAAAGGGCCGTGGTGAGActttccaaaatgaaaaaaagaaaaaaaaggagaagaactCCAAACTCGTGGGATCTAAATTTTTCGCTTCCTTTTTGTTTCAGCGGTTTTAACAATTAAACATCACTGCCCAACAAAAGCCAGAATTCATGGGGTCTATTTCTTCTCTTTGAATTTCCGTTTGGTTTTACCAAGGAATACTGATCGAATGGGCGGTCTTGTGTTTGAGTTAGGAAGAGAAATTACTCATCAGAAGCCAAGAGAAATTATCCATCTTCGGCACTATGTCCTCATCGGTTGCTTACAGGTGTCAATAAAGTGGAGGTAAATGTGGATAAGCACACGGTGACGGTGTTCGGCGATGTGGATCCCGTTGCGGTGACCAaaaagttgaggaagaagacaaagaagacgGCGATGATACTGAGCGTAGGACCGGAGAAAGACGAGCCCAAGGAAaagcaagaggaaaaaaaaggggCAGCCTCAATCCCTTCTTGCTGTCAAAAGTGCGAGACAATATACCTGAGCTTCGAATCCAGCAGTGGCTGCGCCATTCTCTAAGCTGGCTTGCATCCGCACACCCCGTGACTTCATGCATTATGTTTTCTGCTTGGTCGTTGATAAGTATTCCTTGGTACATGTAAAATTTCGTTGCAAgtttcatattttcattttttatattgtatCCCTGAATCCAGATCCATTTAATCCATGACTTTCTAGGTGACTGAATCTGAGACCCAAGATCTGACAAAAGTTTTGCACCCGTTGTAGGTGACTGGATCTGAGACCCAAGATCTGACAAAAGTTTTGCACCCGTTGTGTGTGAAGTTTGGTTTATACCATTGTCccaaaaaaaacatatacagGCATTATATggagagaaaaaagatggataTAATACGATAaagttatatataaaatgaaaaaatcttgataattttttaaaaagtttaaaacgtttaataaatcttaaaaattataaaaaaatataaaataataaaaaaacttgagaaaacacaaaaaaatgtttaatatgtgtataatatgtattttatacgtgttttttattttctgacatttttttaaaaaagactgGAATAAAACGGGTGTTATACACTGACTGTGTTTTTTTTCAGTAAAGTGCTTTTGTTGTGACAGACCCTTGTAAGATTTGGATTCGTTTTcaagatcttaaatccaattcccaattaaagaagaaggaaatacgTTGAATATGGTAAATGATGGGTCCACTCAAGTCCAACTGTGGTTGAATTGCCCACACGTTCTCATGTGGACCCTGGTCCAGTTATGTGGGTGCCTGTACTAGACCTTAGTAGTTGCCTCGTTGGTTCACTGAGATCCTGTCCTTCTATTCGATCTTACGCTTGCCTTTTGAGGCTGTACCCCTGACACCTCAAGAATGTTCTCTCCCACAGTTTTTTACTCTTGCAATCTTTGTCATCGACCCATCGGCTCACCCTGAGAGTTGCAGAGAGGAGGATCAGGAAATTTTACTACCAACCTCTCTCATGGACAGATTATGACACAGTCTGGTAAGGATCGACATAATGATAGAACTCGAAAAACGGCAAAAGAACATGGCGGGTCCATGTCATAAATGGGCTTCAACTGACCGACCGGCCGATCCTCCAGCTTCATAAATGGGGGATGATTGTTCTCTATCTCTTGTATCTGTTTAGTCTGACTTgaaggaagaagcagaaggaTGCAAACACTTCGGACCCACAGGCTACGCACCGATTAGACTTTTCCTCAATCGGTCTCCAAAATCAGCTTCATGATCTTTTTATTCATCTCCAAATCCTCGGTAAAATAAATGTGATCATCAGACCGTCTCGTCGGTCAAAATTTGACGGTTTTGTAGCAATGAATAAGCCGTTCTTGgtctcttttaatatgaaaagTTGTAGTGCGAGATTCTAAAAGACAGTCTTTTCGATGCATTGGAAACAGAGACCACAGTTCGTTTCATGAAGTAATCGGAGAGAAACGGTAGACCAATGAGTAAGGTCATTATGTGCAATTCcagttccaattttttttttgtgtttgtatgTTATTTGCAGTTCCCATCTTTAATTTCTGCAGATTTATGAAGATGCAGCAGTTTGCTTCTGTAATCAGACGAGAATTTCTTTaggtaagaaagaaaaaggcacCATCTACGCGTGTTTTGTAGGTCATTCTCATTAAGAGTGATCGAGAGAATAACCACTTGAGTACTTCTCTGAACGATCAAcgccttttatttttttttggtagtccTTTCTGGTTTTTGCATGGAAATCATCAGAATGAAGGCTGAAGGAATCTGGTAACGAAATTACACTAACCTCATTAGTGCTTTCCTTGGAAACTTGGcacaagaaaaaataatcaGCCTATTGGTCTCCAAATTATTCCTTCAAACCAAACCGCTGTGTGAATCAGACATTAGAAAATTGGCCCACCAGTCCCACTCAAAGGCCATTAATTCTGCTTCAACTGTCCAGGTTAATAATCTCACGAGGGCCAATGTGTATCAAATtacttgttcttttttgttattaataTGGGTTCCAAGAACATAACAACTAAACATGAATATTAATTAGTTATGGGCACGCTTAATTAAGTCATTTGATCAATACAGTCGACAAACTTACATGTAGAGTAATTTCTGAGAAGGCGGATGAGAATTAATATTCTGACTTTGTGGGGTCATATGGCAATGACAATAGTAACATACTGTTTTATATGTATCTATCGCAAAATTGGAACATGTTCACCAAACATACTgttatagtgtttcatgaatattcATTAATCTTTAGGATAGATACATGTGGGATAGTATATGTTACTGTTCTTATTACCAAATGGCCCCATATGTTGTACTTTTCAATTATCAATCGCGTTTATTGAAGACTCAATTGTAATTAATGTTCATAGGCGTCACAGTTAATGCACAAATGGCAGGGACCCCTGATATTACAGTACCACCACTCCTCTCCTCCTCCGACTACTACCATTACTACTGAGATGTGGACAGGTTGAATATTAGACTCATTTGAACTTGATTAACCATGtctaatgaagaaaataaaaatctaataTGATATTAAGTTCTCGAGTCGTGTCCAATTTTGACAGTCCGATGCGGTGCACTGCATAGAAGGgaccaaagaaaaaattaaacaagaatGTGAAAGAATAaacatattaattaaaaaaatttaagagtatctaacaaacaaaatttctgaGACGAGGCTCGACTTTGTTTTCTTCGTAAAAACAAATTAGTTGACTTGACTAAATGATTGTTCGTAGAGTAAGTTGAAACTATTAAATGACTGTTCCTTAATTCAACAATGAAGGCAGTAGTACATTAGCCGATATGTCGCCTAATCGGTCACTCACAGCCAATCTTCCCCATAAAACAAGAAAGCAGATGCGGGTTAGGATCAAACGCAAACAAGAAAGTAAACTCATTACTGCTTTTCTTGAAAACATGtcacaagaaaaaatgatgagCCGATTGGTCTCCAAATTATTCCTTCAAAGGAAACCCCGTTGAAATTGCACAGAAGTTCCTCTCAACTGATGCATGAAAGCGAGGAAATTTCCTAACACCCGACAAAATTGAGAAAGAGACTCGTAAATAACGAAGTGACTTTCAAATTACGGAACCTTGCCTTTTCAATACCATGAAGTAGGTGCAAAAATCGACATACGGAGAAGAAAGTATCTCCTATCCATTTAGGGGCCAACATGTCAAACACGATTTAATTTGTTGTCACTAGAGTTGGTCATGTcatttagtatatatatatatattataatggaGGTGAGTAagtgtttttcaaaagaaaataacacagtttttaatttttctggaAAATACTGGAAAACATATTTCAACCTTGTCAGAATCATTTCTAGAAAGGAATTGGCTAAGCCACCATTTGGTGAATTGGTTggtttcaaaaaattgttttgaattgtataagaattgttttgaaaatattttaaatttccgTGAACAATAGTTTAGAGGGTAACGTGTAGTCCTTTGAATTGGCCGTCGAACCAAAACAGTTTTCGatttattcgaatttgaatcagcCGATCGATCAATTGAAGCCGGATTTTCATAGCGCTGATTCTTCCCGGCCAGCCCATCCTTTGGTTTGCCGCTTTTACTCAGTCGGCCAGAAATCTGCTCCACACATATGATattctaaaatattaaaaggcCGTTAAACGccgtaacttttttttttaatacataagCGGTTTTTAATTACTGTTCACTTCGTTATTACTATGGATTCCAAGAATATAACAAGTAAACATGAACATTAATTAGTTATTGGGCACGCGTAATTAAGACATTTGATCGATACAGTCGACAAACTTACATGTAAAGCAATTTCTCAGAAGGCAGATGAGAACTAATGTTTTGGTTTTATGGGGTCATATGGCAATGAAAATAATAACTATCCAAAATTGGAACATATTCACGATACATACTTTCATGAATATTCATTAACCTTTAGGAGAGATACATGTGGAATAATATATGTTACTGTTCTTATTACCAAATGACCCCATATGTTGTACTTTTCAATTATCAATCAGGTTTATTGAAGACTCAATTGTAATTAATGTTCATATGCATCACAGTTAATGCATAAATGGCAGGGGCCCCTGATATTACAGTACTATTACTACTGAGAGATGTGGACAGGTTGAATATTAGACTCATTTGAACTTGATTAACCTTGTCCAATGAAGAAAACGAAAATCTTATATGATATTAAGTTCTTGCGTCGTGTCCAATTTTGATAGTCCGATCCGGTGCACTGCATAGGAGGACCTTTAGTGAAGAAATTAAACAAGAATGTGAAAGAATAagttaattaaattaaaattttaagaaaacctAACAAACAAATTTTTCTAAGACTAGACTCGACtttgttttcttcataaaaacaaacTAGTTGACTCAATGATTGTTACGGTAAGTTGAAACTACCAAATGATTGTTCCTAAATTCAACAATCAAATGCACACACGATAAGACCAATGGGATGCTTGGCTAGGTCATTCTCTGCCCATTTTGTCGAGCAGGTCAACTTCACTTCTGGGTCAGCGGGGTTTCAAAAGAAGACCCATTCATCCTCTTATAGTACAAGGCTTAAAAGCCTTCAAACTCAAGGAGTTAGTAAATTAGCCGATATGTCGGCCTAGTCGGACATCTTCCCAATAAAACAAGAAAGCTAATGCTGGTTCGGATCAGACGCAAAAAAGTTGACCACAAGGTGCCAAATCCGGTGCAATTAAATTCAACAACAGTATGAAGAAGCACCAATCTGCTCTTGCAATCAAGCGGGAATTTCCTTCGGTAGAAAAGGAAAACGTACCATCTTTGCGTGTTTTTTAGGTCATTCTTAATGATCTTTAAGAGTGACCACTCCATTTCTCTGCACAATCAACGTTTTTTtaccttttatatttttttagtccCTTATTCTTTTACATGGAAATCGTCAGAATGAAGGATAAAGGAATCTGCTAAGTAAAACGTTGATCGTGCAGAGCAAATTGATCGTGCATCATTATGTGAAACCTTACATTTTCACTCTTTAAGACGTAAGATTGCATATAGATTGttagtaaatgaaaaaaaaatacaaatatgatcaaccaaatttatttcttaatctTTTAATTTCTAAGGTCATTTTGACAAAGATATGGATGcatgaaaaagaggaaatttcCTAACACTAGacagacaaagagagagagaaacgatAGGCTTGGAATGTCGAAAAGGAAAATGGTCGTAAATAACAAAGTGACTTCAATACCATTTTAGGAGAAGAAATTCGACACACAGAGAAAGTAACTCTCGTCCATATTAGGGACCAACGTGTTTGACACCATTTGATTCGTTATCCCTAGAGTTGGGTGATGTCATTTAAAGTCCTGCCCTTTTCCGATACACCAACAGATCGACCCATGCCCGTCCGTCCATGATTCAATTCGTAGGATATCTTCGAAACAGATCCAGTGAAATCTGATCTAATTAAAAAACACACACATCACCATCCAGTCCAGCAAATGTTATAGATTGttagtaaatgaaaaaaatacaaatatgatAAACCAAGTTTACTTCTTAATCTTTTAATTTCTAAAGTCGTTTTGACAAATATGTGGATCcatgaaaaagaggaaatttcCGACCActagacaagagagagagaaacgatGGGCTTGGAAAGTTGAAAAGTAAAGTGGTCGAAAATAACGAAGTGACGTCAATACCATGATAGGAGCAGAAATCGACACAGACAGAAAGTAACTCTTGTCCATATTGGGGGGCCATCGTGTTTGACACGATTTGATTTGTTATCCCTAGACTTGGTGGTGTCATTTAAAGTCCTCCCTTTCCCGGGTCGATACCCTAACAGATCCACCCATTCCCGTCCATGATTCGATTCGTAGGATATCTTCGAAACAGATCAAATCTgatctaattaaaaaaaaaaacacacacacacacacacacatcaccATCCAGTCGAGTATACCTTGCAAATCAATATAAAATTTCAACCATAATCCAGACTCAAAGCAAAAAGATATAGATCTATGTTTAATTTCTAAACTATTCTGGAAACTGGGTCTAAAAGATCCGGTCCCCAATCAAGGGAAGGAAGACCGATCACtatctcatatttttctatttcacatgTTGAGACAATGTGGATGATAGATACATAGATGCTAGCCACTTGGACTTTTCAACTTACCGGAAATTTAAACATGTCCACATATTTAGCGGGACCCTGCCCCGGACCATACTATGAAATTTCCTTCGTTTCTTGACCTTCCTGCTCTCTATAAATTTGGCCACCAGCAATGACAAAACATCCAGGTTAAGGCAAGGTTCTAGGGAAAAAAAGATGGTAAGTGAAACACTTTCGTCTCTGATCTCCACAGAGGAGCCCTTTCCGGTGAAAGGACGTGGCCGGCCATCCCCGGCTCCGGCCAGTCATATGGGAATCGGCGATTGCCATGATGATCAGGGTCCCGAGATGCACGGTGCTACCTTGATTCGTCTAGGCTCCAGCTTTGCTTggtctttcagtcagccatatatacacatatatgtgctGAGCTCAAGCTTATTGAAACAAGCCAAGCCTGAGCTGGCTGTTGGTAGCTCTGACCAAGCTGATTTGCATGGACCGAGTTTGCTGACGTCTCTCAGCTTATCGGCCGTCGACGGGTCTCTTCGTCTTCCTTTTTCTGTCTCTGGTTCATCATTTTTGCTTTAGtgacatggttttttttttttctcatcttgaTGCTGTGCAGAAAACTGTGGTGTATGTGGAAATCAATTGTAAGAAGTGCAAGGCAGATGTGCTGAAGGCAGTAGCCAAACTTTCAGGTACTGTAATTTATATCAACATGATGTTGGCATTAGACCTTTGGTATATAACGTATAAACGTAAGCGATACCCCTAAAAGGGGCATCGGACACGGCCGAACAAGATTCCGGTCATAGAATCAGATTTTCTTAGTAAACTTTGGAAAAGGAAGATCAGGGGGAGTCTAAACTCGGACTCTTCCAAAGAGCGCTCTTCTGTTTCTACTTGTCACGTCTTGTCTTGATAGCGTGGTCCAGAGACTTGGTTGGCTCTTTCTAGCTCGGAAACAAACAGAGAGTGAGTGATGGTTTTAGCTAGGAACCAAACAGAGAGTTTGTGATGGTTTTATCTTCGTTGCTTGGTATTGGAAACTGCTAATGCGCGGCCAAAAGGCTGAGTTTGTTGCCGGAAGACAGGATTTGTCAGGTATCTGAATCCATGTTCTCTTCTTTTCCCTCATTTTCCACGTGACCGTCATTCTCTCCGGGCAGAATTGACGGAAAAAGTTGTTTCCTGTTTGGTTGGTCGGGACACAAACGCTTTATTACAGGCCGGAGTCAATTTTTCTTATATCTTGTCATCTTGATTCGTCCAAGGAATTTTGCTAattgatcaagaaaaaaaaatttgaggaaaatgatggcatataatatatttgaaaatcttGACTAATTGATTATAAAGTTATTGTTCCGAGAATAATTATCGGAGGTTTGGCAGATCTCTACCTGCTCAATTCAACTTATCTGACTATACAGTTTCATTGGCAGACAAATCCATATCGGGGTCCCCATCCATTGGGTTTTTCACAAATATAAGATCTGTGCACTACTTTTCGTCCaaccatttttcttttacacactcgcatggacatatatatatatatatatatatatatatatatatatatatatatatatatatatatatatatatatatatatatatataatgtgtttcTTATTGTGTTTTTGAAACACATGCTcttaaaattcatgttttaaaGACACCACATTTTTGTTGTACGAACATGGTGTAGCAACAACGTCACACATCTGATTGTTTGTTTAGGAAAAATATCAATAATCTGAAA encodes the following:
- the LOC116263033 gene encoding heavy metal-associated isoprenylated plant protein 43-like — translated: MKTVIQVGIYCLKCQTSVMKAVSGLTGVNKVEVNVDKHTVTVFGDVDPVAVTKKLRKKTKKTAMILSVGPEKDEPKEKQEEKKGAASIPSCCQKCETIYLSFESSSGCAIL